A DNA window from Teredinibacter franksiae contains the following coding sequences:
- a CDS encoding TonB-dependent receptor plug domain-containing protein, which produces MSSAKFAAVVLASTMLAQVPLSRADNTLFDLSLDELLQLEISSASKSTDVVRDIPASVTILTRDDIELMGYSTFEELLMNVPGFYHIDSYEDFLIGVRGTVGGSIAFLVNGVQQHPTRTKTLSIPDRSRTNIPIESIDRVEIVRGPGSVIYGNNAFFGSINVITNDHSVQASRVSASVGENNYRSGFARVAIDAEEGHSVLNIGGYSSDGIGGDIENLVSPESFQNMLAGGDIYTQLDGTLVHDMFSADLSGEFENLHYGFRYSDMHYGFYALNPGFDEGNRLDLISWSANLEYNVNLSANTVAQYNVILSEETYYVDPDFFVPDIRGYQRQGSDRTEVEALLSGNGSLHWVAGVNYQLLGDIYNNADIPEIGFFSLAKTDEVASTAAFANLRYDLNEKVQLSGGLRVSNVGSYDVAFTTLNADDEKEHSYVSLDSRVDNTYKLAASWSLTEQDLIKLVNSTATQDNSSVQLVDPEFIRTTELNYLHSGKKNTVSVSLFENDIQKLRRRIVRLTDEGVVEDIDNNSHWITQGVEFVATARPMSRLMAEVSGVYQNSEDKTLNGESVAYSPESQFKFKLGYGLKELSFSISVVYVSDMFTPYSVDVSNPDGNSIDYIGRKADSYTLINGNVRYQKAKSPWYVKLHGFNLADNEFRYPANELTNFEYGAYGPGRRLVLTFGYDTQ; this is translated from the coding sequence ATGAGCAGTGCAAAATTTGCGGCCGTAGTCTTGGCGTCTACGATGTTGGCGCAAGTTCCATTGAGCCGCGCCGACAACACTTTATTTGATCTCTCACTCGATGAGCTGCTCCAACTCGAAATTTCATCAGCGTCAAAATCAACAGATGTTGTGCGCGACATTCCCGCATCTGTAACAATATTAACGCGTGATGATATTGAGTTAATGGGATACAGCACTTTTGAAGAGCTGCTGATGAATGTGCCGGGCTTTTATCATATTGATTCTTATGAAGATTTCTTGATTGGTGTTCGGGGTACCGTCGGTGGCTCCATCGCTTTTCTGGTAAATGGCGTTCAACAACATCCGACTCGCACAAAAACCCTTTCGATTCCGGACAGGTCAAGAACCAATATTCCAATCGAATCCATCGATAGAGTTGAAATTGTACGAGGGCCGGGCTCGGTCATTTATGGTAATAATGCATTTTTTGGCAGTATTAATGTTATTACAAATGATCATTCCGTGCAGGCAAGTCGTGTATCGGCTTCTGTGGGCGAAAACAATTATCGTTCCGGGTTTGCGCGTGTGGCAATTGATGCAGAGGAAGGCCACTCGGTATTAAATATTGGCGGTTATTCCAGTGACGGGATAGGCGGGGATATTGAGAACCTGGTCAGCCCTGAATCTTTCCAAAATATGCTGGCGGGTGGCGATATCTATACTCAGCTTGACGGCACGCTGGTGCACGATATGTTTAGTGCAGATTTAAGTGGAGAGTTTGAAAACCTTCACTACGGTTTTCGCTATTCGGACATGCACTATGGCTTCTATGCATTGAACCCTGGTTTTGATGAAGGTAACAGGTTAGACCTGATTTCGTGGAGCGCCAACCTAGAGTATAACGTTAACCTAAGTGCTAATACCGTTGCACAATACAATGTGATTCTCAGCGAGGAAACCTACTATGTAGATCCTGATTTCTTTGTTCCTGATATTCGAGGATACCAGCGCCAGGGTAGCGATCGCACAGAGGTTGAAGCGCTGCTGAGTGGCAATGGTTCATTGCATTGGGTGGCTGGCGTTAACTATCAATTGTTGGGGGATATATACAACAATGCCGATATTCCAGAAATTGGGTTTTTCAGCCTGGCCAAAACCGACGAAGTTGCCAGTACTGCGGCCTTTGCAAATTTACGCTACGATCTGAATGAAAAAGTGCAATTGTCGGGAGGCTTGCGGGTATCAAATGTGGGTTCGTATGATGTTGCTTTTACTACCCTAAATGCAGATGACGAAAAAGAACATAGCTATGTATCGCTCGATTCTCGCGTCGACAACACCTATAAACTTGCGGCAAGTTGGTCGCTCACCGAGCAGGATTTGATTAAGTTAGTAAACAGTACAGCAACGCAAGACAATAGCTCTGTTCAGTTGGTAGACCCGGAATTTATTCGTACCACAGAACTCAATTATTTACACTCTGGTAAAAAAAATACCGTGTCTGTAAGTTTGTTTGAAAATGACATTCAAAAGTTACGTCGTCGTATCGTACGTTTGACTGACGAAGGTGTGGTGGAGGATATTGACAATAACTCACACTGGATAACCCAGGGCGTAGAGTTCGTGGCAACAGCTAGGCCTATGAGTAGGTTGATGGCAGAGGTGAGTGGCGTTTATCAAAACAGTGAAGATAAAACCCTTAATGGAGAGTCTGTAGCCTATTCGCCAGAAAGTCAGTTTAAGTTCAAGCTGGGTTATGGCTTAAAAGAATTGAGTTTCAGTATCTCGGTAGTTTACGTTAGTGATATGTTTACGCCTTACTCTGTCGATGTGAGTAACCCCGATGGAAACAGTATTGACTATATTGGTCGCAAGGCCGATAGCTACACCTTGATTAATGGCAATGTACGGTATCAAAAAGCTAAAAGCCCCTGGTATGTGAAGCTTCATGGATTTAATCTGGCGGATAACGAATTTCGATACCCTGCTAATGAGCTGACGAATTTTGAATATGGTGCCTATGGGCCTGGGCGTAGGTTGGTGCTAACGTTTGGCTATGATACGCAATAG
- a CDS encoding glycoside hydrolase family 6 protein — protein MKINKMFKNLRLASAAMAVFLSPAAFAQLTCEVTGLNQWNSGYQADVTVTNNGSSASSDWTIDVTFDADAGFSAGWNANYSSSGNTVTASNISWNGNLNAGGSTSVGFQGTSNGNLSVSSCSVRGSTSSSSSSSSSSSSSSSSSSSSSSSSSSSSSSSSSSSSSSSSSISSSSSSSSSSSSTGTGSCAGVNVYPNWTAKDWAGGAYNHAEGGDQMVYDNTLYQANWYTNSVPGSDGTWSNLGSCDSTSSSSSSSSSSSSSSSSSSSSSSSSSSSISSSSSSSSSSSSSSSSSSSSSSTPDIDRVDNPFVGAKWYVDPVWSDKASGEPGGSSIAGEATFVWMDRIGAIAGPADGDGLGLRGHLDEALAQNANLFEFVVYDLPNRDCAALASNGELRISEGGFEIYQTQYIDEIVSILSDPAYAALRIAAVIEVDSLPNLITNLDEPDCQEASGAGGYVDGIRYALQQLGTLDNVYSYVDIAHSGWLGWSDNFTAGAALIGDAVSNLGNGINPIAGFVSNSANYTPVEEPFISDVNLQVGGLPLRSADFYEWNMYADELSFVTDWRNAMVSRGLPSNIGMLIDTARNGWGGSDRPTQASTSSDLNTYVNESRIDRREHRGNWCNQAGGVGYRPQAAPHAGIDAYVWVKPQGESDGVSDPNFEIDPNDPNKQHDPMCDPNADNRYDSTYGTGAMDNAPHAGRWFPEAFQVLVEKAYPAL, from the coding sequence ATGAAAATAAACAAAATGTTTAAAAACTTGCGCCTAGCTAGCGCTGCGATGGCGGTATTTTTATCGCCTGCAGCCTTCGCGCAACTTACCTGTGAAGTAACGGGCCTTAACCAGTGGAACTCTGGCTATCAGGCTGACGTAACCGTAACTAACAACGGAAGCTCCGCTTCTTCTGACTGGACAATCGACGTCACTTTTGACGCCGACGCCGGCTTCAGCGCTGGCTGGAATGCTAACTACTCATCTTCCGGTAACACAGTAACGGCAAGCAACATTAGCTGGAACGGTAACCTGAATGCAGGTGGTTCCACCTCCGTAGGCTTCCAAGGTACTTCCAACGGAAACCTAAGCGTTAGCAGTTGTAGCGTTCGCGGTTCAACCTCCAGCAGCTCAAGCTCTTCTAGTAGCAGCTCTTCCAGCAGCTCAAGCTCCTCTTCAAGCAGCAGCAGTTCAAGCTCTTCTTCAAGTAGTAGCTCTTCCAGCAGCTCAAGCTCTTCTTCAAGTATTAGCTCTTCCAGCAGCTCAAGCTCTTCTTCCAGCAGCACTGGAACTGGCAGCTGTGCTGGCGTGAATGTATACCCTAACTGGACAGCGAAAGACTGGGCCGGCGGTGCATACAACCATGCCGAAGGCGGAGACCAGATGGTTTACGACAACACGCTCTATCAAGCCAACTGGTACACCAACAGTGTTCCTGGCAGCGATGGCACTTGGTCTAACCTAGGTTCGTGTGATTCGACGTCCAGCTCTAGCTCTTCTTCAAGTAGCTCTAGCAGCTCCAGCTCTTCCTCTAGCAGCTCCAGCTCTTCAAGTTCTTCTAGCATCTCTAGCTCTTCTTCAAGCAGCTCTAGTTCTTCCAGCAGCTCTAGCTCTAGCAGCTCGTCTTCCAGCACTCCTGACATCGACCGTGTAGATAACCCGTTCGTAGGTGCCAAGTGGTACGTAGACCCCGTATGGTCTGACAAGGCTTCTGGTGAGCCTGGTGGTTCTTCCATTGCCGGTGAAGCAACTTTCGTATGGATGGACCGCATTGGAGCAATTGCTGGCCCAGCCGATGGCGACGGTCTTGGCTTGCGCGGTCACCTAGATGAAGCGTTAGCTCAAAATGCCAACCTATTCGAATTCGTTGTTTACGACCTGCCTAACCGTGACTGTGCGGCCTTGGCTTCCAACGGTGAACTGCGTATTTCTGAAGGTGGCTTTGAAATCTACCAAACTCAGTACATCGACGAAATCGTGTCTATTCTAAGCGATCCTGCTTACGCTGCATTGCGTATTGCAGCGGTTATCGAAGTTGACTCACTGCCTAACCTGATCACCAACCTAGACGAGCCTGACTGTCAGGAAGCTTCCGGTGCAGGCGGTTATGTTGACGGTATTCGTTATGCGCTGCAGCAGCTCGGAACTCTAGACAATGTGTACTCCTATGTTGACATCGCTCACTCTGGCTGGTTGGGTTGGTCAGACAACTTCACTGCTGGTGCTGCCCTTATCGGCGATGCGGTTTCCAACCTTGGCAATGGGATTAACCCAATTGCGGGCTTCGTATCCAACTCGGCTAACTACACTCCAGTTGAAGAACCTTTCATCAGCGACGTAAACCTTCAGGTAGGCGGCCTTCCTCTTCGTTCGGCCGACTTCTATGAGTGGAACATGTATGCTGATGAGCTGAGCTTCGTAACTGACTGGCGTAACGCGATGGTTTCACGTGGTTTGCCTAGTAACATCGGCATGCTGATTGATACTGCCCGGAATGGATGGGGTGGTTCCGACCGTCCTACTCAGGCGTCTACCAGTAGCGATCTAAACACCTATGTTAACGAATCCCGCATCGACCGCCGTGAGCACCGTGGTAACTGGTGTAACCAGGCCGGTGGTGTTGGCTACCGCCCTCAGGCTGCTCCACACGCAGGTATTGACGCTTATGTTTGGGTTAAGCCTCAGGGCGAGTCTGACGGAGTTTCCGATCCCAATTTCGAGATCGATCCTAACGACCCCAACAAGCAGCACGACCCAATGTGTGATCCAAATGCAGATAACCGTTACGACAGCACCTACGGTACTGGCGCAATGGACAACGCACCACACGCTGGTCGCTGGTTCCCAGAAGCCTTCCAGGTATTAGTGGAAAAAGCTTATCCTGCTCTGTAA
- a CDS encoding TolB family protein, translating into MTRLNFPHCNFKALTRFSSISYFFLSLLGFQLLSACSTEQPQIEADASLHFLVKTIGPSVNIRSLTADGELLAITDDDRWRDLDASYAPNGDLVFLSNRKKNHKITLKKHKETYDLFRIKAGQTDIEQLTQQEGTELAPQYSPNGEWISYILKEKQHNTFMLMPANGDKRKHLLSNKVVSNYNWAPDSESIYVAHYSDTAAYVSQIDLASGQVAHLIESALTKPTPDYAPSDQDPVMKRFDYLKVSPDGEQLAYIRNPFHQGIRQLRVLNLKTGIDTLVSKDNTHAQDGVSWSTDSRELLFSALVDYRFYYDEKAQRKVYEGGMHIFKATPKGEARQITLGDHLFRLPTFSPDNTRIAYFYSDFLAAREYSLKTMNADGSKTETLAEKISPASGLSWN; encoded by the coding sequence ATGACACGTCTAAATTTCCCACACTGCAACTTTAAAGCACTTACTCGTTTTAGCTCTATCTCTTACTTTTTTTTATCCTTACTTGGCTTCCAGCTGCTTAGCGCGTGCTCGACCGAACAGCCTCAAATAGAAGCTGACGCTTCTTTACACTTTTTGGTTAAAACCATTGGGCCCTCCGTCAATATTCGCAGCCTAACGGCAGACGGTGAATTACTGGCGATTACGGACGACGATCGCTGGCGAGATTTGGACGCAAGCTATGCGCCCAACGGTGACCTAGTCTTTTTGTCTAACCGAAAAAAAAATCATAAAATCACGCTAAAAAAACACAAAGAAACCTACGATTTGTTTCGCATAAAAGCCGGACAAACCGATATAGAACAACTCACCCAGCAGGAAGGAACAGAGCTAGCCCCTCAATACAGCCCCAATGGCGAATGGATTTCATACATACTAAAAGAAAAACAACACAATACTTTTATGTTAATGCCCGCAAATGGCGATAAAAGAAAGCACCTGTTATCAAACAAAGTGGTCTCCAATTACAATTGGGCTCCAGACAGCGAAAGTATTTATGTTGCGCACTACTCCGATACTGCGGCCTATGTTAGCCAAATCGACCTTGCCTCAGGGCAAGTAGCTCACCTTATCGAGTCGGCATTAACTAAACCTACGCCCGACTACGCTCCGAGTGACCAAGACCCCGTAATGAAGCGTTTTGACTATCTGAAAGTTTCCCCTGATGGTGAACAACTCGCCTATATTCGCAACCCGTTCCACCAAGGCATTAGACAGTTACGGGTACTGAACCTTAAAACCGGGATTGATACATTGGTATCCAAAGATAATACTCACGCTCAAGATGGTGTAAGCTGGTCCACAGACAGCCGCGAACTACTTTTTTCTGCCCTCGTAGACTACAGGTTTTACTATGATGAAAAGGCTCAGCGCAAAGTATATGAGGGCGGCATGCATATATTCAAAGCAACACCAAAAGGCGAAGCACGGCAAATTACCCTGGGCGACCATTTATTTAGGCTACCTACGTTCTCCCCCGACAACACCCGCATCGCTTACTTCTATTCAGACTTTCTAGCGGCAAGAGAGTATTCTTTGAAAACTATGAATGCCGACGGCTCTAAGACAGAAACGCTTGCAGAGAAAATATCGCCCGCTTCGGGACTATCGTGGAATTAA
- a CDS encoding glycoside hydrolase family 9 protein — MLKKIVLTASVAAMAIVGVQAHGQNIAYGEALQKSLYFYEAQQAGPLPEWNRVAWRSDSMPDDGADAGLNLRGGWFDAGDHVKFGFPMAATVTMVAWGGVDFAQAYEDAGQMDHLRNNLRFVNDYFINAHPSANELYGQVGLGGPDHTFWGPAEVVHHKIPDSRASLKIDLNCPGPDLAAETAAAMASSSMVFQGADSAYAATLISHAKELYSFAEATTGSDGKDNAYSNCITDAGSFYNSSSGLYWDEMAWGALWLWRATGDESYLDKAKGFYAQMGVENQSSTPVYTWSQGWNDKAYGVYVLMAALAGDDVYHADAQRYLNHWSVGSGNRTPAGLMVVDTWGVNRYAANAAFLALYYADQLGQNHSLYGRYHDFGKYQIDHILGDNPSNQSYMVGFGTNSPVNVHHRGSHGSWGDSMSVPEQQRHILYGAVVGGPNADSGYIEDRTDYVQNEVATDYNSGFTSAVAALYGLYGGEPLSNFPPAEPETVEYLVGAKVNSSSSKYVEIKAVIQNHSTTPAQGRDDLYMRYFYDLSEVFEAGYDTDILSVSSGYSQASGLSELRQWQGDIYYVEIPFYNDIIFPGGQSEHRREIQFRVAIPDNISDINWDDSNDPSYDASYIDGDANATYGADAPKIPLYGPEGLLWGEEPSGGSSSSPSSSSSSSSSSSSSSSSSSLSSSSSSSSSSSSSSSSSSSSSSSSSSTGIGECVDVNVYPNWTAKDWAGGAYNHAEGGDQMVYENTLYQANWYTNSVPGSDGTWSNLGSCEFISSSSSSSSTSSSSSSSSSSSSSSSSSSSSSSSSSSSSSSSSSSSSSSSSSSSSSSSSSSSSSSSSSSSSSSSSSSSSSSSSSSSSSSSSSENSGASCVYSVSNSWGAGFTGAITITNDSASAINGWEVSWGYSGNTQVTNLWNAVLSGSNPYSASDMGWNATIAPGQSISFGFQGAGAAEVPMVTGDICR, encoded by the coding sequence ATCACGTTAAATTTGGTTTCCCCATGGCCGCCACCGTTACCATGGTCGCTTGGGGCGGCGTTGACTTTGCGCAGGCTTATGAAGACGCAGGGCAAATGGATCACTTGCGCAACAATCTTCGCTTTGTGAACGACTACTTTATTAATGCTCACCCCTCCGCAAACGAGCTCTACGGCCAAGTAGGCCTAGGCGGTCCAGATCACACCTTTTGGGGGCCGGCAGAAGTCGTTCATCACAAAATACCGGATTCCCGCGCGTCGTTAAAAATTGACCTGAACTGCCCCGGGCCAGACCTTGCGGCCGAAACTGCCGCAGCGATGGCATCCTCATCAATGGTTTTTCAGGGCGCCGATTCAGCCTACGCGGCAACACTCATTTCTCACGCAAAGGAACTCTACTCGTTCGCAGAAGCTACAACGGGAAGCGACGGCAAAGACAACGCTTACTCCAATTGTATTACCGATGCTGGCAGCTTTTACAATTCCAGCAGTGGCCTGTATTGGGATGAAATGGCTTGGGGCGCACTTTGGCTGTGGCGTGCAACCGGTGACGAAAGCTACCTCGACAAGGCCAAGGGCTTCTACGCCCAAATGGGCGTTGAAAACCAGTCCAGCACACCTGTTTATACCTGGTCGCAAGGCTGGAACGATAAAGCCTACGGGGTGTATGTGCTGATGGCGGCTCTGGCAGGCGATGATGTGTACCACGCAGATGCTCAACGCTACTTAAACCACTGGAGTGTTGGTTCCGGCAACAGAACCCCAGCAGGATTAATGGTAGTCGATACTTGGGGCGTAAACCGTTACGCCGCGAATGCCGCATTCCTTGCTTTGTACTATGCCGACCAATTGGGTCAAAACCACAGTTTGTACGGTCGTTATCACGACTTTGGCAAATACCAAATCGACCACATTTTGGGTGATAACCCCAGCAACCAAAGCTATATGGTGGGTTTCGGCACAAACTCCCCTGTTAACGTTCACCACCGCGGATCGCACGGCTCATGGGGTGACAGCATGTCTGTACCGGAGCAACAGCGACATATCCTCTACGGTGCAGTGGTTGGCGGTCCTAATGCCGATAGCGGTTATATAGAAGACCGAACCGATTATGTGCAAAACGAAGTAGCTACCGACTACAACTCCGGTTTCACCAGCGCGGTAGCCGCCCTTTACGGGCTTTACGGCGGAGAACCTTTGTCAAACTTCCCTCCAGCGGAGCCTGAAACTGTTGAATATCTTGTTGGCGCAAAGGTTAATTCCTCCAGCAGTAAGTATGTGGAAATTAAGGCCGTAATCCAAAATCACAGCACCACGCCCGCACAGGGGCGCGACGACTTATACATGCGCTATTTTTATGATTTAAGTGAGGTGTTTGAAGCCGGGTATGACACGGACATTCTTAGCGTTAGCTCTGGTTATAGCCAAGCTTCAGGGCTTTCAGAGCTGCGGCAATGGCAGGGCGATATCTACTATGTGGAAATTCCCTTTTATAACGATATCATCTTCCCTGGCGGCCAGTCCGAACACCGCCGAGAGATTCAATTCCGCGTGGCTATTCCCGATAACATCAGCGACATCAATTGGGATGACAGCAACGATCCATCCTACGATGCCAGCTATATCGATGGCGATGCGAATGCAACCTATGGCGCAGATGCTCCCAAAATCCCCCTTTACGGCCCAGAAGGGTTGCTGTGGGGCGAAGAACCCAGCGGCGGATCATCCAGCTCACCCTCCAGTAGCTCCAGTAGTTCCAGTTCTTCTAGTAGTTCCAGTTCTTCTAGTAGTTTAAGCTCTAGTAGTTCAAGCAGCTCTAGCTCTTCCAGTAGCAGTTCATCCTCATCAAGCTCATCATCAAGTAGCTCAAGTACTGGCATTGGTGAGTGTGTCGACGTAAATGTGTACCCTAACTGGACAGCGAAAGACTGGGCCGGCGGTGCGTACAACCACGCTGAAGGCGGCGACCAGATGGTGTATGAAAACACGCTGTATCAAGCTAACTGGTACACTAACAGTGTTCCTGGCAGTGATGGTACTTGGTCAAATTTGGGCTCTTGTGAATTCATATCTAGCTCTTCCAGTTCCAGCAGCACATCTTCCAGTAGCTCTAGCTCTTCCAGCTCCAGCAGCTCATCTTCCAGTAGCTCTAGCTCTTCCAGCTCCAGCAGCTCATCTTCCAGTAGCTCTAGCTCTTCCAGTTCCAGCAGCTCATCTTCCAGTAGCTCTAGCTCTTCCAGCTCCAGCAGCTCATCTTCTAGTAGCTCTAGCTCTTCCAGTTCAAGCAGCTCATCTTCCAGTAGCTCTAGCTCTTCCAGTTCAAGCAGCTCATCTAGCTCTGAAAACAGCGGAGCAAGCTGTGTGTACTCCGTATCCAACAGCTGGGGGGCGGGTTTTACCGGCGCAATTACCATAACCAATGATAGCGCCAGTGCGATTAACGGCTGGGAAGTTTCTTGGGGCTACAGCGGAAACACCCAGGTAACCAACCTATGGAATGCTGTTTTATCAGGTAGCAACCCCTACAGCGCAAGCGATATGGGTTGGAACGCCACTATTGCTCCGGGCCAGTCGATATCGTTCGGATTCCAGGGGGCCGGAGCTGCAGAGGTTCCAATGGTTACAGGTGATATTTGCCGATAG